In Brachybacterium fresconis, the genomic stretch GTACGCCAGCTTCGCCACCGGGCCGATCTCGCTCGCTCTGCTCAAGCGCAGCAGTCTGGCCAAGGCGGCCGGTGTCGCCGCCGAGGGCAGCGGATCCCATCGGCTCGCGATCGTGGGCGACCTCGGTGAGCTCACCGACCCCGACGGGTTCCGGTGGGAGGCGCCGGGCCTCTAGCTGCTGCGCATCAGCTGCGTGCCGATGACGGCGAGGAGGTCCAGCTTCTCCTGGGCGCCGGTGCCCTCCAGGGGGAAGAAGGCGTGCATCGCGACGTCCTCGTCGGGGGTCAGCAGCACCTCGCAGCGCATCTCGATCGCTCCCACCTCGCCGTTGATGATCGTCTTGCGGTCCGAGCGGCGCACGCCGACGTCGTGGAGGTCCCACAGGCGCGCGAACTCCGAGCTGGCCGCCTGCAGCTCCTGGACCAGGGCGGTGACCTCCCGGTCGCCGCTGCGGCGGGTGAAGGCCGCGCGCAGGTCGGCGACATGGGCGGCGGAGATCCGCTCCCACTGCTCCTCGGCGAGATGGCGGCCCGACGGGTCGGTGAACCAGCGCAGGATGATGTTGCGCTCTCGCGGCGTCCCCTCCAGCTGATCACCCAGCAGGGCCTGTCCCAGCGGATTTGCCCAGAGCACCTCGCCGAGATCGGTGGTGATCACCACCGGGAGATCCGTGAGGCGATTGCCCAGGGCGATCAGCCCGGGGCGCACATGCCGACCGGCACGGCGCGGCGGCGTCGGGTGCCCCGTCAGACGGAACAGGTGATCGCGCTGGTCCTGATCGCACTGCAGTGCCTGCGCGATGCCGGTGATCACCCCGACGGAGGGCGTCGAGCTGCGCGCCTGCTCGAGCCGCGTGTAGTAGTCGACCGAGACGCCGG encodes the following:
- a CDS encoding helix-turn-helix transcriptional regulator, with the translated sequence MTARQELHDLADFLRRRRALLRPVDAGLPEGTRRRTPGLRREEVAMLAGVSVDYYTRLEQARSSTPSVGVITGIAQALQCDQDQRDHLFRLTGHPTPPRRAGRHVRPGLIALGNRLTDLPVVITTDLGEVLWANPLGQALLGDQLEGTPRERNIILRWFTDPSGRHLAEEQWERISAAHVADLRAAFTRRSGDREVTALVQELQAASSEFARLWDLHDVGVRRSDRKTIINGEVGAIEMRCEVLLTPDEDVAMHAFFPLEGTGAQEKLDLLAVIGTQLMRSS